DNA from Leptolyngbya iicbica LK:
TCGGAGGTCAGCTATGACTAGCCTATCGGATGCCCTAGAGGCCCTAGAGGGGAAGGCTAAAGGCTCCCTATCCCGACAGTCCCGAGACTGCCTTAAGCTCATCCAGGCAGCCCTAGACCTCTTCCCCGGAACCGACAACGGGACCTACGTAGAGGTGACCTTAGAGGGGCTACCAGAAGAGACCGAGCTATCCCACGGGGGAGCCCCTACCGTCTATCAGAACGGGGCCTGGACCTTTTCTGTCGAGGATACGCTCAACAACCACAAGGCCACTAACCCCCCGAGACTGGACCCGGAAACTGCTAGGGAACTAGAGGCGATCGCAGATGACCTGGGAGACCTACTAGAGGCTCCCGTGGTGAACTGGCGGGATCTCAAGGCAGCCCTACGGGAGACGGTAAAGGCCCTAGGTGGGATAGACCCCGAGGGCTCTAGCTACGTGCCTCCCTTGACGATCGTTTGTGATAGTGCTGGGCTTCGGGAAGGAACCATTATGCCTGGAAGCCTAGCGAGAGAACCCGGGATGTGGTTCGAAGCCCCCGGGGTCCCAGGTCGGTTGTATACAACCAGAAACACAGAGACCTTAAAACAGGAAGCCGCTAACGACTGCTTGCCCTTTCCGTGGGACCGTTGGGAACCGGCCAGCCTATTGAAGTTCTTAGATGAGCGCAAAGGGACCCCGAAGCCCCCTAGAGCCCGTATAGAGGTTGGCAACGTCCCGGGACCTAACCTTGTGTTTGAAAACCGCACTACAGATCCGAGAGACGACCTGTAGGGCATCCCGGGGGAAGTTCCTGAAGCAGTCTATAGAAGGTCCCTATACGGGGCCTTTTGTTTTGTCCTAAGCTAGGGACACCATAGGGACGTTTAGAGGGTGCAAGGCCGGGGAGACCTAGCCGGGAAACCCCTGTAGCCTGCTGACGGCAGGACAGGCATAACTCCAGTCACTATCACGCTTGCCACCGGGCATGGGCAACACCGTGTGCATCAAACGTGGGCCTAAATCGCGAGCCGGGTTAATGGCATAGCCCGTCGTGCCGCCGAGAGACAACCCAATAGCGAGTACCAGCAGTCCCACAGGCAGCGCATCCAACGCGCCCAGCCCCACCGTCGGCTGAGCCAGCTGCAACACAGCAAAGACCAACACAGAGGTGCCCATCGATTCGCACATAAAGTTAGAGAGCAAGTCGCGAATCGCCGGAGAAGTGCAAAATGCGGCCATCTTAAGGTCGCGATCGCGCGTTTTGGCAAAGTGGGGCCGATAAAACAGCCACACCAAGAACGCACCCAACATCGCCCCCAAAAATTGGGCAATCACATAGCCGGGCAACAGACTCCAGCGCAGCTTGCCCGCGATCGCCAACCCGATACTCACAGCAGGGTTCAGATGGGCACCACTAATCGCCGCCACTGAAAACACCGCCACAAAGACCGCCATGCCCCAGCCCAGAGCGATCGTGTTCCAGTCAGCAGCGTCAGCTTTCGTTTCACTGAGCACCACATTGGCCACGACACCATTGCCCAACAAAATGAGCAGCGCAGTCCCAATAACTTCTCCGTGAAATGATTCCATGATGATCGTTCGTCAGACAGCCAGTTATTGTTCACCATACAAAATTGCTGTAGAAATGCCGGGCTCACTCACCATCTGCGCATTCACCTAACTTCGGGCACCGAGTTGCATCAACTTCGGCAACCCCGCGAAAAAGTTGGTCGTCACCCTTGGCGCACAAAGATTATTACTCTTCAATCGATGACATCGTTGGTTTTCATGCTATTTTAGACAAGCAACGTTGGTTGCTTAACGGGGCGTAGCGCAGCTTGGTAGCGCACTACTTTGGGGTAGTAGGGGTCGTGGGTTCAAATCCCGCCGCTCCGATTGACCGAAACCTCCCAGTAATGGGGGGTTTCGCTGTTTTTGGGAAAGGCTTCTGGCAAACAGGCATTCTCAATAAGCTTCGTCAGGATGCCCCATTATTTCGTCAGGATGCGTCAAAACTGGTCCGGAATTGGTCCGATAGATCCGGACCAGTTTCCAATAAATTCGGACCAGTTTCGGACCGGATAGATGGGCTGGTTTCGCTTCATACCAATTTGCTTTTGAAATGTCCCACATAGCTTCTGGCGGAGATTCGCCTGACTTGGAAGCTGCTATGGAACCCTCTGAACTTTCTCAGCTTCGGATATGGGACATTTCAAAACTAAAACAGTATCAGTTCAGCTTGAATGGCTGATTTCTTTCCAAATACGTCTATTGAGTTCGACGCCTGCCTGGATTTTCCGGTTGGTCTCCTCTTCGTCATAGACGCTGTCGAACATCTTCCTAGAGTGTCCTAGAGCAGCAGCAGCACCATCCATATCGCGCTCTGTGGTTGCGCTACGGCTTTTTACGTAGGTGACG
Protein-coding regions in this window:
- a CDS encoding MIP/aquaporin family protein, with the protein product MESFHGEVIGTALLILLGNGVVANVVLSETKADAADWNTIALGWGMAVFVAVFSVAAISGAHLNPAVSIGLAIAGKLRWSLLPGYVIAQFLGAMLGAFLVWLFYRPHFAKTRDRDLKMAAFCTSPAIRDLLSNFMCESMGTSVLVFAVLQLAQPTVGLGALDALPVGLLVLAIGLSLGGTTGYAINPARDLGPRLMHTVLPMPGGKRDSDWSYACPAVSRLQGFPG